The Setaria viridis chromosome 6, Setaria_viridis_v4.0, whole genome shotgun sequence genome includes the window ACATGGCGCTCTTACGGCGCAAGTATGTTACAGATATACTGACAGGCACGTCAACGGTCAAAACGACATTCTGGCATTCCTGTGTAGCACTTTGCAACTCAGCAGAACAAATGCTACTACATCACACTAACAATCAGTCAAAACAAACTATAGGCACCTCCAATCAGCAACAAACACACATTGTTTAGCTGTACCTGCAGAGCACCCTGCATTTGAGAACCCGGTCCTGGACATAGAACCCAGGCATCACCATGAGCTTCACCTGCGACGATGGATGGTGCTGCGCCCGCTGCTTGTCGAACAGCACGTCCTCCATGTAGATCTGGTCGAAGGCCCTGTTCTCCTCGACCCGCAGTATCGTCAGCGGTGGGCTGAAGGAGAACGCCAGCAGGTGGAGCAGCCAGATGCACTTGGACGCCACGAAGAAGCACTGCAGCAGCTGCTCAGCCCACGGCCACGACCAGTTCAGGGTGGACACGATGCAGCTCATCTTCTGGTCACAGAAGCGGCTGAAGTCCTCGCAGTGGTACTTGGTGCCTTTCTTCAGGACCTCGTTCCAGCTCAGGTTGCGCAGGGCGACAAAAGAGGCGAAGTTCTCCTGCCGATCCTGCTTGGGGTCGAGGCACTTGGGCGACCCGTTCTTCTGGAACGTGCAGTTCTCAAAGTCTTGGTACATTGCTTGGTTCATCAGAGCTTCAAGATGGTACAGCACTAGTTTTGGGTGCTTGTCGTTGAGCGTAATTTGATAAGGTTGTAGGAGTAAATTTAGCTTATCTGATAGTCCATTGTCAGCATCTTCAACTTGTTGGATTAGTACCTTGCAGAACTGTTTTATGGAGAGACGGGCCTCGGATACGATCTGCAAAAATCCTTCCACCATAACTCCATGACTGACGGGCAAGGAATTGTCTCTGCTGCCACTAACTGATCTAGCTGATCTCTTTGAGTGAGATTGCATGTTCTTCGTGCTTGTTGCTTGCTTTAAAGCCTTCTTCAGTTCCGAACAGTATGCTTCCAGGCTCACTAGCTTGGTAGTCAATTCTCCTAATGATGATTTCATCTCCGATACTTCTTGCAGGGCGGCGTCCCTGTGCTCATTGGCTTCAACAACCTCTTTCTTCAGGGAGTCCAGCGAGAACACACCCCACTCCTTAAGAAGCTGTGACATGTTCTCGCATTCGATGGTGTTTGGTGACATGTCTGATTTCGGCTTCCTCTTTGACTTAGGTAAGAGCCACGAGAGAATATGTGGCCCTTTATGCCTTGTCCGGGAGAAGGCATCAGGGTGGTAGTTTGACAACGGAGCTGTGCTATCGAGGTTCTTCAGGGACTTGGCATCGGCTTCAGTGTCCCTGCTGATAGTCGCAGGCTTGCAGGTATTGCATGTCGTAACAGCCTTAAATTCAGTTAAGTCTGTCATCCGGCTGGCTGAACTGAGCAAACTGTCAGCAGAGAGGGCGGGCTGAAGGAAGGACGGATGGTTTCTGCATGCCATTCTGTTCCGCAGATGCTCGTTTGATGAAGAAAAGTGTAGCTCGCTGTTTGACGAAGAGAAGGTGTTGTGGTTGTCAAAGTCCGAGAAGGCCACTTCGTCTTCTAGGCCATCATGGTCCAATCCGATGCCACTCCAATTCTCAGACAGACTCCTGTTATCTTGGCGAATGTAGTTCATGCCACCCAAGGGCTCTTCATCATAAGTCTGAGGGAATTCATCAAACAAGCAGCAAGGCTTTTGTTTAGAAGATGAACCGGAATGGAAAGTACAGTAGCATGAAGCAAAACGAACATGATCTATGGGAAAATGTTGTACCACCAGACAACACATTTAACACAACCATTTaatgtttcagactttcagtggGCACATGCTAGTACCACACTGATCTGTTGATTCTGCACAACGGTTTTGAGTACAAAAGGaccctaaaaaaataaaaaaaagaagctgGCATTTTGCTGTTTCCTTGGACTAAACCTTATTGTGATGTCCCAAGTTACTAGTCGTACTCACCCGCTTTGTAGCATACCAGAATTTTTAGGCCAACCTAACAGCTTAAAAAAAGTTTGGTTTTATGCTGATGAAATGGCTAATCCCACCAAACCGCATGAGTAGGATGCTCTTAGATGTCGACAGAAAAAACATTAGGTGGCAAAATCATTCCTCTGCAACTGTTACAAGTACAACAGGGAGAAAAAGATTATTTTCACAaattcttgattttttctgCCTCAATTTTTAGGACAATTTTTCTGCCTTCGATGGGAGTAACTGAAAACACCTAGACAATAGATCCATCATCAACCTACAGCTTTGCAAAGTAGAATGAAATACAATCAAGTGCCCACTTGTTCTAGTAGACTTGTAGCTTCACTCCAACCAAGTTGCATCGATCAGAGTGAAATCTACACCTAGAAATGAAGTTAAGCTCGGAAAAGAACATTCTCAAAACAAGAACAGCAATTGATTCCAGCACTGACTTAGCATCAAACAGCCACAAAATTTGCCAAAACATTAGCATGGAAAGGCAGAACAtacgaatccagcaccaaaggAGCCACCTTTTCACACACGCCCTTGCTCCTGGTACCAAGAAACAGTACACAAACAAGAGTGGTAGCAGGAGAATGCCAGAAGTTAAGAGGGTCCTCTTACCGGGGCGAACACGGGGTAGTCCTCGGAGCCGGCGGCCGGTGCCGCGAGTCCCGGCCTGGCGAgcgccggcgacgcggccggcgggaggcggatGACGGCCGGGCTCCGGCTGGCGCTGGCGTAGGCGCCGGCATTGGCGCCGCCCTGGAGGAGCGCGGCGTGGAGCGCGCGCAGCTCGACCGCCTTGGCGACGGCGGCCTGGATGTCCTGGCGCGAGGCCGGGAGCGCCGGCGGgaggtaggcggcggcggcggaggaggaggtggaggtggtggcgtcCGCGGCCATGGCGCTGGCGACGGCGGGGGGAGCGGGTCAAAGGCCGCGCCCTCCGGCTGGTGGCTTCGCGCAGAGCCGCACTGAAGTTACTTCTGCTGGCGGCCGGAGGTCCGGTGGAGGGGGCCTCTCGTCATTGGGGCCTGGAAATTAATGTAGTGGAGACACTGGAGAGAGGGAAGGAATAATGGCCTCttgccttcttcctcctggttGGTTGGCTGGCCTGGCTGCTTTTGTTTGgagaaaacagaaaagaaagaGGCTCATCACTCACCAGCAGCTGCAGGTTGTGTGGGATTTTCTTATAAAAAAATGGTTGTGTGTGTGGGAGACCCCATCCTCTGATTTGTTTCTGTGCGATTCAGGCTGATAATGAAGGGACCATCTCTTGATTTGGAGGTGTTTAACCTTGTCCAAGAAGAACCGGAGGAGTGCGTATTAAGGCAGTGCCATACTGCCATTTAGCCCATCATACTCTGCTAATCTGTCATTGAAATGGCATCTTCCTTTTAGAGGGAGCGCATCCAAGAATTCCTGTAGCAGTAACTGATGCATCCATCACTCCCTGCAGTTCCCACTCTGACGacacctccccccccccccccccccccccccccccccccccccccccccccccgggtaGGTGTGGCAATTGCACACTGCAGAACGCGGTGGCAACAGGCGCTGCTTGATTGCCTGCATCTTGTGCAGTGAGCTATGATTAGGCTGCTGAAGCTTTTTCCACGGAGCGCGTCCGGCCTGCAGTGGCAACTGTCGCTTGCCGTCGACAGCGCCAGCAGCAACGAGGCGGTCGGTGCCCACTCCGCTC containing:
- the LOC117861611 gene encoding IRK-interacting protein; this translates as MAADATTSTSSSAAAAYLPPALPASRQDIQAAVAKAVELRALHAALLQGGANAGAYASASRSPAVIRLPPAASPALARPGLAAPAAGSEDYPVFAPTYDEEPLGGMNYIRQDNRSLSENWSGIGLDHDGLEDEVAFSDFDNHNTFSSSNSELHFSSSNEHLRNRMACRNHPSFLQPALSADSLLSSASRMTDLTEFKAVTTCNTCKPATISRDTEADAKSLKNLDSTAPLSNYHPDAFSRTRHKGPHILSWLLPKSKRKPKSDMSPNTIECENMSQLLKEWGVFSLDSLKKEVVEANEHRDAALQEVSEMKSSLGELTTKLVSLEAYCSELKKALKQATSTKNMQSHSKRSARSVSGSRDNSLPVSHGVMVEGFLQIVSEARLSIKQFCKVLIQQVEDADNGLSDKLNLLLQPYQITLNDKHPKLVLYHLEALMNQAMYQDFENCTFQKNGSPKCLDPKQDRQENFASFVALRNLSWNEVLKKGTKYHCEDFSRFCDQKMSCIVSTLNWSWPWAEQLLQCFFVASKCIWLLHLLAFSFSPPLTILRVEENRAFDQIYMEDVLFDKQRAQHHPSSQVKLMVMPGFYVQDRVLKCRVLCRYS